The Alnus glutinosa chromosome 7, dhAlnGlut1.1, whole genome shotgun sequence genome includes a region encoding these proteins:
- the LOC133873742 gene encoding uncharacterized protein LOC133873742: protein MSVTAGVSDTIITIRDKLRGKIGQTKVKRYWPGRAPEWADDIHEDGDIQLDRAAALEQAFPSREDSHIVKKDDARLRRLAESRIDNREEVRADHRRIRQAEIVSTIEEEARRQERLDLEEDDEDALEERRRRIKEKLLQREQEEAVFPEEEEEEVEEEEEEESEYETDSEEEHTGIAMVKPVFVPKSERDTIAERERLEAEERAVEESKKKRLEERKVETKQIVVEEIRKDEEIQKNLEMEANIADVDTDDEVNEAEEYEAWKAREIARIKRDREDREAMLKEKEEIERVRNMTEEERREWERKNPKPAPPPKQKWRFMQKYYHKGAFFQADADDYAATAGTDGIFTRDFSSPTGEDKMDKTILPKVMQVKHFGRSGRTKWTHLVNEDTTDWNNPWTYNDPLRAKYNAKMAGMNAAIAKPKGSKKLKDWESG from the exons ATGTCAGTGACAGCAGGTGTTAGTGATACTATAATTACCATTAGGGATAAGCTTAGAGGGAAAATTGGGCAAACAAAAGTTAAAAGGTATTGGCCTGGTAGAGCTCCTGAATGGGCAGATGATATCCATGAAGATGGGGATATCCAGTTGGATAGGGCTGCTGCCCTGGAACAAGCATTCCCGAGTCGGGAAGACTCGCATATTGTTAAGAAGGATGATGCTAGGCTGCGTCGTTTGGCAGAGAGTAGGATAGATAATCGTGAGGAAGTGAGAGCTGATCATCGGCGCATCCGACAAGCAGAGATTGTTTCAACAATTGAGGAGGAAGCTAGAAGGCAGGAAAGGTTAGATTTGgaggaagatgatgaagatgCTTTGGaggaaaggagaagaagaattaAGGAGAAGTTGCTTCAGAGGGAGCAGGAAGAGGCTGTATTtccagaagaagaagaggaggaggtagaagaggaggaggaagaggaatcTGAGTATGAGACTGACTCAGAGGAAGAACATACGGGTATTGCAATGGTTAAGCCCGTCTTCGTTCCCAAGTCAGAGAGGGATACCATTGCTGAGCGTGAGCGTCTTGAGGCTGAAGAAAGGGCCGTTGAGGAATCTAAGAAGAAGAGACTGGAGGAGAGGAAGGTGGAGACAAAGCAGATTGTGGTTGAAGAGATTCGAAAGGATGAAGAGATTCAAAAGAATTTGGAAATGGAGGCAAATATTGCTGATGTGGATACTGATGATGAAGTTAATGAGGCAGAGGAGTATGAAGCTTGGAAGGCGAGGGAGATTGCTAGGATCAAGAGGGATAGGGAGGATCGTGAGGCGATGTtgaaggagaaggaagagatTGAGAGGGTCAGAAACAtgacagaggaagagaggagggAGTGGGAGAGGAAGAATCCAAAACCTGCTCCACCGCCAAAGCAGAAATGGAGGTTCATGCAGAAATATTACCACAAGGGTGCATTCTTCCAGGCAGATGCTGATGATTATGCTGCAACTGCTGGAACAGATGGTATTTTCACTCGGGATTTCTCTTCCCCGACTGGAGAAGATAAGATGGACAAGACAATATTGCCCAAGGTCATGCAGGTCAAGCACTTTGGACGTAGTGGAAGGACAAAATGGACACATCTTGTCAATGAGGACACAACTGACTGGAACAATCC GTGGACATACAATGATCCTCTTCGTGCTAAGTACAATGCAAAAATGGCTGGAATGAATGCGGCTATAGCGAAACCTAAAGGAAGCAAGAAATTGAAGGATTGGGAGTCTGGTTAA
- the LOC133874032 gene encoding uncharacterized protein LOC133874032 isoform X1, giving the protein MQTARTSLAGDQNLRLKSGRRPLQPKNSPANPVPDSAPINKPKPKPVPIEISVTVDERSNKENRPIYTTPAAKIDPLDASLAEELSAIRKKLERLRSDRERTEKMLSERDKVLELKMKEMEERGEIQMKLEIEVDRLYRLNQLQSHSMRFSPIRSLREREQVKKINEWQSPELKFVSESVTQSPGSASSGIVEEK; this is encoded by the exons ATGCAGACGGCTAGGACTTCCCTCGCTGGAGACCAGAATCTCCGGCTAAAATCCGGCCGGAGGCCTCTCCAGCCGAAGAACTCTCCGGCGAACCCCGTCCCTGACTCCGCGCCCATCAACAAGCCGAAGCCGAAGCCGGTACCGATCGAGATCTCGGTGACCGTCGACGAACGCTCGAACAAGGAGAACCGTCCGATTTACACGACTCCAGCCGCGAAGATCGACCCGCTGGATGCATCGCTCGCGGAGGAGCTGAGCGCCATCAGGAAGAAGCTCGAGAGGCTGAGATCGGACCGAGAGAGAACGGAGAAGATGCTCAGTGAGAGGGACAAGGTTTTGGAGCTGAAGATGAAGGAGATGGAAGAGCGAGGAGAGATCCAGATGAAACTCGAGATCGAGGTCGATAGGTTGTACAGATTGAATCAACTCCAATCTCACAGTATG CGATTTTCTCCGATCCGATcactcagagagagagaacaagtaAAGAAGATCAACGAATGGCAATCACCG GAACTGAAATTCGTTAGTGAAAGCGTAACGCAGAGTCCAGGTTCAGCTTCTTCAGGAATTGtagaagagaaatga
- the LOC133874032 gene encoding uncharacterized protein LOC133874032 isoform X2 → MQTARTSLAGDQNLRLKSGRRPLQPKNSPANPVPDSAPINKPKPKPVPIEISVTVDERSNKENRPIYTTPAAKIDPLDASLAEELSAIRKKLERLRSDRERTEKMLSERDKVLELKMKEMEERGEIQMKLEIEVDRLYRLNQLQSHTIFSDPITQRERTSKEDQRMAITGTEIR, encoded by the exons ATGCAGACGGCTAGGACTTCCCTCGCTGGAGACCAGAATCTCCGGCTAAAATCCGGCCGGAGGCCTCTCCAGCCGAAGAACTCTCCGGCGAACCCCGTCCCTGACTCCGCGCCCATCAACAAGCCGAAGCCGAAGCCGGTACCGATCGAGATCTCGGTGACCGTCGACGAACGCTCGAACAAGGAGAACCGTCCGATTTACACGACTCCAGCCGCGAAGATCGACCCGCTGGATGCATCGCTCGCGGAGGAGCTGAGCGCCATCAGGAAGAAGCTCGAGAGGCTGAGATCGGACCGAGAGAGAACGGAGAAGATGCTCAGTGAGAGGGACAAGGTTTTGGAGCTGAAGATGAAGGAGATGGAAGAGCGAGGAGAGATCCAGATGAAACTCGAGATCGAGGTCGATAGGTTGTACAGATTGAATCAACTCCAATCTCACA CGATTTTCTCCGATCCGATcactcagagagagagaacaagtaAAGAAGATCAACGAATGGCAATCACCG GAACTGAAATTCGTTAG
- the LOC133872756 gene encoding uncharacterized protein LOC133872756 isoform X2: protein MCDCLSSTPLRFSVTRYRKFGLTKSNRRPQNELIPCIHIRNFPRLTKSHCRNPNEVFGPEEYGSYGELGFKEKGENSSGGGETAPSGLNILELKGSLGDGKRSTRGEESVEQKELVEVGKMGLRKGRQMMRRSNMVAKQVISIRSALSLGFVSELWVDTTSWVVLFGQVRPSLLSGESESFLLEDVSQVGDVVLVRDESVMENEFKMVGLETLVGYKVVTPGRRNIGKVRGYSFNINSGAVESLELDSFGISIIPSSLVSTYALFVEDVLEVIPDAVVVHEAAASRIQRLTKGFLGTQNVGISIDELGQYADFERPAGSEYGRSIRRYGNQRFPRRNSEAEDDWELPMDYL, encoded by the exons ATGTGTGACTGCCTTTCCTCGACCCCACTACGCTTTTCGGTCACCAGATATCGGAAATTCGGGCTCACCAAATCCAATCGGAGGCCGCAGAACGAACTGATTCCGTGCATCCACATCCGAAACTTCCCAAGGCTAACGAAATCCCACTGTAGAAATCCCAACGAGGTGTTCGGGCCAGAGGAGTACGGGTCTTACGGCGAATTGGGGTTcaaggagaaaggagaaaatAGCTCCGGCGGTGGTGAAACGGCGCCGTCGGGTTTGAATATCCTTGAATTGAAAGGTTCTTTGGGGGATGGGAAGAGGAGTACAAGGGGCGAGGAAAGTGTAGAACAGAAGGAATTGGTTGAAGTTGGAAAGATGGGGCTGAGGAAAGGGAGACAAATGATGCGGAGGTCGAATATGGTGGCAAAGCAAGTGATCAGCATTCGAAGCGCTTTAAGCTTGGGCTTCGTCTCGGAGCTTTGGGTGGACACCACATCT tGGGTGGTTTTGTTTGGGCAAGTGAGGCCAAGTTTGCTTTCCGGGGAATCAGAAAGTTTTCTTCTTGAGGATGTCAGCCAG GTTGGTGATGTTGTTCTCGTCCGAGATGAGAGTGTTATGGAGAATGAGTTTAAAATGGTTGGACTGGAAACCTTG GTAGGATACAAAGTTGTAACGCCGGGTCGTCGGAATATTGGGAAG GTACGGGGTTATAGCTTTAACATTAATTCAGGAGCCGTTGAATCATTGGAGCTTGATTCATTCGGAATCTCCATTATTCCATCAAGTTTG GTTAGTACCTATGCTCTCTTTGTGGAGGATGTGCTGGAAGTTATACCTGATGCAGTTGTCGTGCATGAAGCTGCAGCCTCACGCATACAGAGGCTAACAAAG GGTTTCTTGGGCACCCAAAATGTGGGGATTTCCATAGATGAGCTCGGACAATATGCAGACTTTGAAAGACCTGCTGGATCTGAATACGGTCGAAGCATCAGAAGATATGGTAACCAGAGATTCCCACGAAGGAACAGTGAAGCTGAGGATGATTGGGAGCTTCCAATGGATTACCTTTGA
- the LOC133872756 gene encoding uncharacterized protein LOC133872756 isoform X1, with the protein MCDCLSSTPLRFSVTRYRKFGLTKSNRRPQNELIPCIHIRNFPRLTKSHCRNPNEVFGPEEYGSYGELGFKEKGENSSGGGETAPSGLNILELKGSLGDGKRSTRGEESVEQKELVEVGKMGLRKGRQMMRRSNMVAKQVISIRSALSLGFVSELWVDTTSWVVLFGQVRPSLLSGESESFLLEDVSQVGDVVLVRDESVMENEFKMVGLETLVGYKVVTPGRRNIGKVRGYSFNINSGAVESLELDSFGISIIPSSLVSTYALFVEDVLEVIPDAVVVHEAAASRIQRLTKQGFLGTQNVGISIDELGQYADFERPAGSEYGRSIRRYGNQRFPRRNSEAEDDWELPMDYL; encoded by the exons ATGTGTGACTGCCTTTCCTCGACCCCACTACGCTTTTCGGTCACCAGATATCGGAAATTCGGGCTCACCAAATCCAATCGGAGGCCGCAGAACGAACTGATTCCGTGCATCCACATCCGAAACTTCCCAAGGCTAACGAAATCCCACTGTAGAAATCCCAACGAGGTGTTCGGGCCAGAGGAGTACGGGTCTTACGGCGAATTGGGGTTcaaggagaaaggagaaaatAGCTCCGGCGGTGGTGAAACGGCGCCGTCGGGTTTGAATATCCTTGAATTGAAAGGTTCTTTGGGGGATGGGAAGAGGAGTACAAGGGGCGAGGAAAGTGTAGAACAGAAGGAATTGGTTGAAGTTGGAAAGATGGGGCTGAGGAAAGGGAGACAAATGATGCGGAGGTCGAATATGGTGGCAAAGCAAGTGATCAGCATTCGAAGCGCTTTAAGCTTGGGCTTCGTCTCGGAGCTTTGGGTGGACACCACATCT tGGGTGGTTTTGTTTGGGCAAGTGAGGCCAAGTTTGCTTTCCGGGGAATCAGAAAGTTTTCTTCTTGAGGATGTCAGCCAG GTTGGTGATGTTGTTCTCGTCCGAGATGAGAGTGTTATGGAGAATGAGTTTAAAATGGTTGGACTGGAAACCTTG GTAGGATACAAAGTTGTAACGCCGGGTCGTCGGAATATTGGGAAG GTACGGGGTTATAGCTTTAACATTAATTCAGGAGCCGTTGAATCATTGGAGCTTGATTCATTCGGAATCTCCATTATTCCATCAAGTTTG GTTAGTACCTATGCTCTCTTTGTGGAGGATGTGCTGGAAGTTATACCTGATGCAGTTGTCGTGCATGAAGCTGCAGCCTCACGCATACAGAGGCTAACAAAG CAGGGTTTCTTGGGCACCCAAAATGTGGGGATTTCCATAGATGAGCTCGGACAATATGCAGACTTTGAAAGACCTGCTGGATCTGAATACGGTCGAAGCATCAGAAGATATGGTAACCAGAGATTCCCACGAAGGAACAGTGAAGCTGAGGATGATTGGGAGCTTCCAATGGATTACCTTTGA
- the LOC133872754 gene encoding serine/threonine-protein kinase AtPK2/AtPK19-like, protein MVSSQLPGLTKTGICKPLQTQLLFPVNPTDAAVIDHVELDFSDVFGPLPVQTSIEVNYGDSCDSLTVEDASELIYEDPVVIYTRSHSLVGPSSCISQSLKISKLTIHESEDSEELVECVHGETVKELQEPSNDSKIEKPFNDIDENSVKVESVGIEDFDILKFVGQGAFAKVYQVRKKGSSEIYAMKVMRKDKIMEKNHAEYMKAERDILTKVDHSFIVQLRYSFQTKYRLYLVLDFVNGGHLFFQLYHQGLFREDLARIYAAEIVSAVSHLHANGIMHRDLKPENILLDEDGHAMLTDFGLAKKFDESTRSNSMCGTLEYMSPEIVLGKGHDKAADWWSVGVLIFEMLTGKPPFTGNRQKIQQKIVKEKIKLPAFLSSEAHSLLKALLTKEANKRLGSGPTGGEEIKLHKWFKQINWKKLEARQIQPSFRPEVAGKHCVANFEKRLTDMPVVVSPAASPNAGGNPFTGFSYVRPAASFLQKDSSMFC, encoded by the exons ATGGTTTCATCTCAATTACCTGGTTTGACCAAGACTGGCATTTGCAAACCATTACAAACACAGTTACTTTTTCCTGTGAACCCCACAGATGCTGCAGTTATTGATCATGTTGAACTGGATTTCTCTGACGTATTTGGTCCTCTTCCAGTTCAAACGTCAATAGAAGTGAATTATGGTGATTCTTGTGACTCTCTTACTGTTGAAGATGCCAGTGAGCTAATTTATGAGGACCCTGTCGTCATTTACACCCGATCACATTCTCTGGTTGGCCCTTCTTCTTGTATAAGTCAATCATTGAAGATCAGCAAGCTCACTATACATGAGTCAGAAGATTCGGAGGAACTAGTAGAGTGTGTTCATGGAGAAACCGTTAAAGAACTTCAGGAGCCTTCGAATGATAGCAAAATTGAGAAACCCTTTAACGACATTGATGAAAATTCTGTGAAGGTTGAGAGTGTGGGCATTGaagattttgatattttgaagtTTGTTGGGCAGGGTGCGTTTGCAAAGGTATATCAGGTGAGGAAAAAGGGTAGCTCAGAAATATATGCAATGAAGGTTATGCGCAAGGACAAGATCATGGAGAAGAATCATGCTGAATACATGAAAGCTGAGAGGGATATCTTGACAAAAGTAGATCACTCATTCATTGTCCAGCTCAGATACTCATTCCAA ACCAAATATAGACTATATCTTGTGCTGGATTTTGTAAATGGAGGTCACCTTTTCTTTCAGCTCTACCACCAAGGCCTTTTCAG GGAGGATCTTGCTCGTATTTATGCAGCTGAGATTGTTTCTGCAGTTTCTCACCTTCATGCAAATGGCATAATGCATAGGGATCTTAAACCTGAAAATATCCTACTCGATGAAGATGGCCAT GCAATGTTGACTGATTTTGGACTGGCAAAGAAATTCGATGAAAGTACGAGATCTAATTCTATGTGCGGAACTTTAGAATACATGTCGCCTGAAATTGTTCTTGGAAAGGGCCATGATAAGGCCGCAGACTGGTGGAGCGTGGGAGTCCTAATATTTGAGATGCTAACTGGCAAG CCTCCTTTTACTGGGAATCGACAAAAAATCCAGCAAAAGATAGTGAAGGAAAAGATCAAGCTGCCAGCATTTTTGTCAAGTGAAGCACATTCTCTGTTGAAAGCG CTGCTAACAAAAGAAGCAAACAAGCGCCTGGGTAGCGGACCTACAGGGGGCGAGGAAATTAAGCTCCACAAATGGTTCAAGCAAATCAACTGGAAAAAGCTGGAGGCCCGACAAATCCAGCCAAGTTTTCGTCCTGAAGTTGCCGGGAAGCACTGTGTAGCCAACTTCGAGAAGCGCTTGACTGACATGCCAGTGGTGGTTTCGCCGGCTGCAAGTCCGAATGCTGGTGGAAACCCCTTCACGGGCTTCAGTTATGTGAGACCTGCAGCCTCTTTTCTTCAGAAGGACAGCTCCATGTTCTGCTAG
- the LOC133873104 gene encoding serine/threonine-protein kinase STN8, chloroplastic, with product MASLLCPTPSTLRHNPRSACFSALKLASPTNLCLFTNRCKSNPARCNALLGNILEDLLENTLHLDQFPVFRYGFLQFQRFTGELPEMEKWGFLVFAGLTWIYLTARPGVLLGAIDAYLLAPLQLGLDGLTGKRNLKTSDFVIGRKLGEGSFGIVYSGAIVPKNVAAETKVQKRGRKNALELDERVKEKVILKKVKVGIQGAEECGDFEEWFNYRLSRAAPETCAEFLGSFVADKTNSQFTKGGKWLVWKFEGDQDLADYMKNRNFPLNLESVMFGRVLQGVDSVKRDALIIKQIMRQIITSLKKIHDTGIVHRDVKPANLVVTKRGQIKLIDFGAATDLRIGKNYVPNRGLLDPDYCPPELYVLPEETPSPPPEPIAALLSPILWQLNSPDLFDMYSAGIVLLQMAIPTLRSTAGLKNFNLEIKTVGYDLNKWREYTRFRPDLTILDLDSGRGWDLATKLVSERGFLRRGRISAAAALTHPYFLLGGDQAVAVLSKLSFNRK from the exons ATGGCTTCTCTGCTTTGTCCAACTCCAAGTACTCTTCGACATAATCCCAGAAGCGCCTGCTTCTCTGCTTTGAAGCTGGCTTCTCCAACTAATCTCTGTCTCTTCACAAACCGCTGCAAAAGTAACCCAGCAAGGTGTAATGCACTCCTTGGAAACATCCTAGAAGATCTGCTGGAGAACACGCTTCATCTGGATCAGTTTCCTGTTTTCCGATATGGGTTTTTGCAGTTTCAGAGATTTACTGGGGAACTACCAGAGATGGAGAAGTGGGGGTTTCTGGTATTTGCTGGGCTCACTTGGATTTATTTAACTGCCAGGCCTGGTGTTCTTCTAGGTGCCATTGATGCATACCTTCTGGCTCCTCTGCAACTGGGTTTGGATGGTTTGACTGGAAAGAGGAACTTGAAGACTTCTGATTTTGTGATAGGAAGAAAACTGGGAGAAGGGTCTTTTGGTATTGTTTATTCTGGAGCCATTGTTCCCAAGAACGTGGCTGCAGAAACGAAGGTacagaagagaggaagaaaaaatgCTTTGGAGTTGGATGAGAGGGTCAAGGAGAAGGTCATTCTGAAAAAG GTGAAGGTTGGAATCCAAGGGGCTGAAGAATGTGGTGATTTTGAAGAGTGGTTTAACTACAGGCTGTCTAGAGCAGCTCCTGAAACGTGTGCCGAGTTCCTTGGAAGTTTTGTTGCTGACAAAACAAATTCACAATTCACAAAGGGGGGAAAGTGGCTTGTGTGGAAATTTGAG GGCGATCAAGATCTTGCTGATTACATGAAGAATCGGAACTTCCCTTTAAACTTGGAGTCTGTCATGTTTGGGCGTGTCTTGCAGGGAGTGGACTCTGTTAAACGGGATGCTTTGATCATCAAGCAAATAATGCGCCAAATTATTACCTCACTAAAGAAAATCCATGACACGGGCATTGTTCATCGTGATGTAAAGCCTGCAAACTTAGTGGTGACAAAAAGGGGACAGATCAAGCTCATAGACTTTGGGGCAGCCACAGACCTTCGGATTGGCAAGAACTATGTGCCCAACCGTGGCCTGCTTGATCCTGATTATTGTCCACCTGAACTATACGTACTCCCGGAGGAAACACCAAGTCCGCCTCCAGAGCCAATTGCTGCCCTTCTTTCTCCAATCCTCTGGCAG CTGAACAGTCCTGATCTGTTTGATATGTATTCTGCCGGGATTGTACTCTTGCAAATGGCAATACCTACCTTAAGATCTACAGCAGGCTTAAAGAAtttcaatttagaaataaaaacaGTTGGATATGACTTAAATAAATGGAGGGAGTATACGCGGTTTAGGCCTGACTTAACAATTCTTGATCTCGACTCGGGTAGAGGGTGGGATCTGGCCACAAAGCTTGTATCAGAGAGAGGGTTTCTTAGAAGAGGGCGTATCTCTGCTGCTGCTGCTCTGACGCATCCTTATTTCCTGTTGGGTGGTGACCAGGCAGTTGCTGTTCTTTCAAAATTAAGCTTTAATAGGAAGTGA
- the LOC133873105 gene encoding mannan endo-1,4-beta-mannosidase 6: protein MDTHTRNSGLHILSLLAIFMILLQYSSSTTFGASEEEQLETMVEGAENHLAYPGRSYGIGDLGTMEDDPWLMVQKKGNQFVVDDQPFYVNGFNTYWLMVFAADESTRVKVTDVFKQASSVGLTVCRTWAFNDGQWRALQKSPSVYDEEVFKALDFVVSEAKKYKIRLILSLTNNWDAYGGKAQYVKWGKAAGLNLTSDDDFFSDPTLQSYYEAHVKTVLNRVNTVTNITYKDDPTILAWELMNEPRCISDPTGNKLQGWIQKMAVYVKSIDPKHLVEIGLEGFYGPSAPDRVQFNPNTYAQQVGTDFIRNHQVLGVDFASVHIYADSWISQSISDAHLQFTKSWIEAHIEDAEKYLGMPVVFAEFGVSTKDPGYNSSYRDALLTTVYTTLLNSTKKGGSGAGSLLWQLFPEGTDYMDDGYAIFLSKSASTSKIISLQSTRLATFNSKCSWKCHWGCKKKHSWETFLYPDEL from the exons ATGGATACCCACACTAGGAATTCTGGGTTGCATATTCTCTCTCTGCTGGCCATTTTTATGATTCTTCTTCAATATTCGAGTTCCACTACATTTGGTGCCAGTGAAGAGGAGCAATTGGAAACCATGGTGGAGGGTGCTGAAAATCATTTAGCATATCCTGGCAGAAGTTATGG GATTGGTGATCTGGGGACGATGGAGGATGATCCATGGCTAATGGTGCAGAAGAAAGGGAACCAATTTGTGGTTGACGACCAACCTTTCTATGTAAATGGCTTCAACACTTATTGGTTGATGGTATTTGCTGCGGATGAATCAACCAGAGTAAAGGTCACGGATGTGTTTAAACAAGCATCTTCGGTGGGTCTAACAGTTTGCAGAACTTGGGCATTTAATGATGGACAGTGGCGAGCTCTTCAGAAATCTCCATCGGTTTACGACGAAGAAGTTTTCAAG GCCTTGGATTTTGTTGTGAGTGAAGCAAAAAAATACAAGATCAGGCTCATATTGTCATTAACTAACAACTGGGATGCATATGGTGGCAAAGCACAATACGTGAAATGGGGAAAAGCTGCCGGCCTGAATTTAACATCCGATGATGACTTCTTCTCTGATCCAACCCTCCAGAGTTACTACGAGGCACATGTTAAG ACGGTGCTTAATAGAGTCAACACAGTCACAAATATAACTTACAAGGATGACCCAACAATTCTTGCTTGGGAGCTGATGAACGAGCCTCGATGCATATCAGATCCCACTGGAAATAAACTGCAG GGATGGATACAAAAAATGGCAGTCTATGTGAAGAGCATCGATCCAAAACATTTGGTGGAGATTGGACTGGAAGGATTTTATGGTCCCTCAGCACCTGACAGAGTTCAGTTTAACCCAAATACATATGCCCAACAAGTGGGAACTGACTTTATCAGGAACCATCAGGTTTTAGGCGTTGATTTCGCTTCTGTTCACATTTATGCAGACTCTTG GATTTCACAATCAATTTCGGATGCCCATCTGCAATTCACAAAGTCATGGATTGAAGCTCACATAGAAGACGCAGAGAAATATCTTGGGATGCCTGTTGTGTTTGCTGAATTTGGTGTATCTACAAAGGACCCTGGCTACAACTCGTCTTACCGGGACGCCCTTCTCACAACAGTATACACGACCCTCTTGAACTCTACAAAGAAGGGAGGGAGTGGGGCTGGTAGCCTTTTATGGCAGCTTTTTCCTGAAGGGACAGACTACATGGATGATGGGTATGCAATTTTTCTATCGAAATCTGCTTCAACATCAAAAATCATATCCCTTCAGTCCACAAGACTCGCGACCTTCAACTCCAAGTGTTCTTGGAAGTGTCACTGGGGCTGCAAGAAGAAGCATTCTTGGGAGACATTCCTTTACCCTGATGAACTGTAa